A window of Bacillus spongiae contains these coding sequences:
- a CDS encoding histidine phosphatase family protein, which produces MLSIYLTRHGETEWNTEHRLQGTKDSALTEKGVNAATALGKRLTSVPFDAVYTSSSNRARTTAKILVNHQYDLITPTDALKEINFGQWEGKTSDEIQEEYPAEFDAFWNSPHTYNHLPHQGEALQVFQQRIEKALLEITQNHTTGNVLIVAHAVVIKVILTMIKQTSLEYLWDPPFIEGTSLTLIKVQNGEFHLELVGDMSHVEKQLTGSNYE; this is translated from the coding sequence GTGTTGAGTATTTATTTAACTCGTCATGGAGAAACAGAATGGAATACAGAACATCGTTTGCAAGGGACAAAGGATTCGGCGTTAACGGAAAAAGGTGTGAACGCAGCAACGGCTTTAGGAAAGCGCTTGACTTCTGTTCCGTTTGACGCTGTGTATACAAGTTCTAGTAATCGGGCACGCACGACGGCAAAAATTCTAGTGAACCATCAATATGATTTGATTACTCCAACGGATGCCTTGAAGGAAATTAATTTCGGTCAGTGGGAAGGGAAGACAAGTGATGAAATTCAAGAGGAGTATCCAGCGGAATTTGATGCTTTTTGGAATAGCCCTCATACATACAATCATTTGCCTCATCAAGGCGAAGCATTGCAAGTGTTTCAACAAAGAATTGAAAAGGCTTTACTTGAAATCACACAAAATCATACAACTGGAAATGTGTTAATTGTCGCTCATGCAGTGGTGATTAAAGTGATTCTGACCATGATTAAACAGACATCGTTAGAGTATCTATGGGACCCACCTTTTATTGAGGGAACTAGTTTAACGTTGATCAAAGTCCAAAATGGGGAGTTCCACTTAGAATTGGTCGGAGATATGAGTCATGTAGAAAAACAATTGACAGGATCTAACTATGAATAA
- a CDS encoding VanZ family protein, producing the protein MVHVKTPFSRAIVFALFLSYLSFLLYLLYFSEYRSYVGSLEERSVNLLPLNTISDYIVTFERFHFRILTDNFFGNIIAFMPFGFLVPILWTKLQKLRSVALLSAFFSLTIEVVQYITKLGACDIDDIILNTAGGIVGYLGYKFILGLNQIVKTV; encoded by the coding sequence ATGGTGCATGTGAAAACACCTTTTAGCAGGGCAATCGTTTTCGCTTTATTTCTATCCTATCTATCATTTCTTCTCTACTTACTCTACTTTTCTGAATACCGATCTTATGTGGGTTCATTAGAAGAGCGAAGCGTTAATCTCCTACCGCTAAATACGATTTCAGATTATATAGTAACGTTTGAACGATTTCATTTTCGAATACTGACAGACAATTTCTTTGGAAATATCATTGCCTTTATGCCATTTGGCTTTTTGGTACCGATATTGTGGACTAAGCTACAAAAATTACGTTCAGTTGCTTTATTATCCGCTTTCTTTTCTCTCACGATTGAAGTCGTTCAGTATATCACAAAGCTAGGGGCTTGTGACATTGATGACATTATACTTAACACAGCTGGTGGAATAGTAGGGTATCTGGGATATAAGTTTATTTTAGGTTTAAATCAAATAGTGAAGACTGTTTAG
- a CDS encoding DUF2621 family protein — MEDWFIYFFILWGFILISLFAIGGFFMFRKFLKRLPKEDGRSILDWQDHYIKESLHLWQPGEKALLEELVSPVPELFRDVARQKIAGKIGELALMEKTSLISQDQVIRGYILATPKRDHKFLRKKLAEMKIDTSAYNSLF, encoded by the coding sequence ATGGAAGATTGGTTTATATACTTTTTTATACTATGGGGATTTATTTTAATTTCCTTATTTGCTATCGGTGGATTTTTTATGTTCCGAAAGTTTTTAAAACGACTTCCCAAAGAGGATGGTCGTTCCATACTTGATTGGCAAGATCATTATATAAAAGAATCTCTTCACTTATGGCAGCCCGGGGAGAAAGCCTTATTAGAAGAACTCGTAAGCCCAGTCCCAGAGCTATTTCGAGATGTAGCACGACAAAAAATTGCTGGTAAGATTGGTGAACTTGCATTAATGGAAAAAACATCATTAATCTCCCAAGACCAAGTGATTCGAGGCTATATATTAGCTACTCCTAAAAGAGATCATAAATTTTTAAGAAAAAAACTAGCAGAGATGAAAATTGACACCTCCGCTTATAACAGCTTATTTTAA
- a CDS encoding divergent polysaccharide deacetylase family protein, whose amino-acid sequence MKKAKIVLLLLFVIFGQTAMGKENEPNPLEVKKKAFAIVIDDFGNNMRGTKEMLQLPLTLTVAVMPSMETTERDAKLAHQLGHEVIVHLPMEPNRGKRSWLGPNAITTDLSDEEIRQRVETAIKSVPYAVGMNHHMGSKASADERVMRIVLRVCREKGLYYLDSRTTPKSVVPKLAAELGVPFLENEMFFDDIYTTQHITKQANLFVKRLKQDKEIIAIGHVGITGKQMVSVLKEFIPVYKDEAQSVPLSELIPEYEMVNERFE is encoded by the coding sequence ATGAAAAAAGCGAAAATCGTTTTATTATTATTATTCGTCATCTTTGGACAAACAGCCATGGGAAAAGAGAATGAACCAAATCCGTTAGAAGTAAAAAAGAAAGCATTTGCGATTGTGATTGATGACTTTGGAAATAACATGAGGGGAACAAAGGAAATGCTACAGCTTCCGCTTACATTAACGGTGGCTGTGATGCCCTCTATGGAAACGACGGAGCGAGATGCCAAATTGGCGCATCAGTTGGGACATGAAGTGATTGTCCATTTGCCCATGGAGCCTAATAGAGGAAAGCGTAGTTGGCTAGGGCCTAATGCCATTACGACAGATCTTAGTGACGAAGAAATTCGTCAGCGAGTTGAAACAGCCATCAAATCTGTCCCTTATGCTGTAGGAATGAATCATCATATGGGATCAAAAGCAAGCGCAGATGAACGGGTGATGAGAATCGTGCTTCGTGTTTGTCGAGAGAAAGGACTATATTATTTAGACAGCCGTACGACGCCTAAAAGTGTAGTACCCAAGCTAGCTGCAGAACTTGGCGTCCCTTTTTTAGAAAATGAGATGTTCTTTGACGATATCTATACAACCCAACACATTACGAAGCAAGCGAACCTTTTTGTTAAACGATTAAAACAAGATAAGGAAATTATTGCGATTGGGCATGTCGGCATTACCGGGAAGCAAATGGTGAGCGTTTTAAAAGAGTTTATCCCTGTTTATAAAGATGAAGCACAATCTGTTCCATTGTCAGAATTAATCCCTGAGTATGAAATGGTAAATGAACGATTTGAATAG
- a CDS encoding cytochrome c biogenesis protein CcdC, translating to MIYITSIVAVFMGIFVLLIRMKASKKPVNGKKIILPPIFMSTGALMFIFPIFRVELKNVLEAVIVGFLFSILLIKTSKFEVRENEIFLKRSKAFAFILIGLLLIRIIGKSLLSSTINFGELSGMFWILAFGMIVPWRIAMYIQYRNLAKQMSI from the coding sequence TTGATTTATATAACCTCGATAGTAGCCGTGTTTATGGGGATTTTTGTCCTATTAATTAGAATGAAAGCGAGTAAAAAGCCTGTAAACGGCAAGAAAATAATATTACCACCAATCTTTATGAGTACTGGGGCTTTAATGTTTATTTTTCCTATTTTTAGGGTAGAGTTGAAAAATGTTTTGGAAGCCGTTATCGTAGGGTTTCTCTTTTCCATTTTACTTATTAAAACGTCCAAATTTGAAGTGAGAGAAAATGAAATCTTTTTGAAAAGATCAAAAGCTTTTGCTTTTATTTTAATTGGACTTTTACTTATTCGTATTATTGGAAAATCATTGCTCAGTTCGACAATTAATTTTGGTGAATTGAGTGGAATGTTTTGGATACTAGCGTTTGGCATGATTGTCCCCTGGCGGATTGCCATGTATATTCAATATCGGAATTTAGCTAAACAAATGTCTATATAA
- a CDS encoding response regulator, producing the protein MTTVLIVDDAKFMRMTLQNMLIEDGFDIVGEAENGKQAIDLYRELKPDIVTMDITMPEMSGLDALKVILSEFSDAKVIMCSAMGQQKMVVEAIEVGAKDYIIKPFDETRVREAINKLMTK; encoded by the coding sequence GTGACGACGGTACTAATAGTAGATGATGCAAAATTTATGAGAATGACTTTACAAAATATGTTAATCGAAGACGGTTTTGATATTGTTGGTGAAGCTGAAAATGGTAAACAAGCGATTGATCTTTACCGAGAGCTCAAGCCCGATATTGTGACAATGGACATAACCATGCCAGAAATGAGTGGGTTGGATGCCTTAAAGGTAATACTTTCCGAATTTTCAGATGCGAAAGTTATTATGTGTTCGGCAATGGGGCAACAAAAAATGGTGGTTGAAGCCATTGAAGTTGGTGCTAAAGACTATATTATAAAGCCATTTGATGAAACGAGAGTAAGAGAGGCTATCAACAAATTGATGACGAAATAA
- a CDS encoding cytochrome c biogenesis CcdA family protein: MELNVLLAFGAGFLSFISPCVLPLFPAFLSYITGMSVTELKEENGMLRKRSLLHTLFFLIGFSSIFIALGFGTSYIGVIFINYQDVIRQIGAIFIFTFGLMILGLFTPKFLMKDRRIEFKTRPSGYIGSILIGMAFAAGWTPCSGPILGAVLTLAIDNPGSAMFLMIAYVLGFGIPFFTLAFFISKMSWLKKYNQKIVKVGGYLMIIMGVILFFNGLEYIIRIVSIPFGDFQGF; the protein is encoded by the coding sequence ATGGAATTAAATGTATTATTAGCATTTGGAGCGGGGTTTTTAAGCTTTATTTCCCCTTGTGTTTTGCCTTTATTCCCTGCTTTTTTATCGTATATTACTGGAATGAGTGTTACTGAGTTAAAAGAAGAAAACGGAATGCTCAGAAAGCGAAGTCTATTACATACACTTTTCTTTTTAATCGGCTTCTCGTCGATATTTATTGCACTCGGCTTTGGTACTTCTTATATAGGAGTCATTTTTATTAATTATCAAGATGTTATACGACAAATCGGAGCCATTTTTATTTTTACTTTTGGGTTAATGATACTTGGACTGTTTACACCAAAGTTTTTAATGAAGGATCGTAGAATAGAGTTTAAAACGAGACCTTCAGGTTATATTGGATCGATTCTCATTGGGATGGCATTTGCAGCTGGGTGGACCCCATGTTCTGGTCCAATATTAGGTGCTGTTCTTACACTAGCGATTGATAATCCTGGTTCTGCTATGTTTCTAATGATAGCGTACGTATTAGGGTTTGGAATTCCGTTCTTCACGCTTGCTTTCTTTATTAGTAAAATGAGTTGGTTGAAGAAGTATAATCAGAAGATTGTTAAGGTTGGTGGCTATCTAATGATTATAATGGGTGTAATACTGTTTTTTAATGGACTTGAATATATCATCCGTATAGTATCTATCCCATTTGGCGACTTTCAGGGGTTTTAA
- a CDS encoding aspartyl-phosphate phosphatase Spo0E family protein, with the protein MSKQILIEKIEQKRLDLFKVASLHGLNSSEAIRYSQELDELLNCYNELYLEKKMVTSL; encoded by the coding sequence GTGAGTAAACAAATTCTAATCGAGAAAATTGAACAAAAACGACTCGATCTTTTCAAAGTTGCATCCCTTCACGGTTTAAACTCCTCTGAAGCAATTCGATATAGTCAAGAACTTGATGAATTATTGAACTGCTACAATGAACTCTATTTGGAGAAGAAAATGGTCACTTCCCTTTAA
- a CDS encoding GNAT family N-acetyltransferase — translation MRDFENVMNKNNGFKVLNGLPNFIAIEEDTTINLSKEELYDMIQSVVRVGENAGVKRMGVHINKESNHYHVLSKLLRSIGFEVFASKIEVYRDLEGVRSVHHEYQWRSLGEGSISIDEFKHNWMKSMSDSDNTTSTLTMDEHIDSLKSELGEGWRNCCHVVYLKDTPIGISMPIIEPGTKNEGRLFYFGIVPEQRGKGHSALIHEQSLCYLKQLGATYYIGSTHEQNLKMQKVFWKNGCKIKRQIESYYFYFQR, via the coding sequence TTGAGAGACTTTGAAAATGTCATGAATAAAAATAACGGATTTAAAGTATTAAATGGCCTACCGAATTTTATAGCTATCGAAGAAGATACCACGATAAACTTAAGTAAGGAAGAACTGTACGATATGATACAAAGCGTAGTTCGTGTTGGTGAGAATGCAGGAGTAAAAAGAATGGGTGTTCACATAAACAAAGAATCTAACCATTATCATGTATTATCAAAACTGTTACGTTCTATTGGGTTTGAGGTATTTGCTTCCAAAATAGAAGTCTATCGAGATTTAGAGGGAGTGCGTAGCGTTCATCATGAATATCAATGGCGTTCTTTAGGAGAGGGTAGCATTTCTATCGATGAATTTAAGCATAACTGGATGAAAAGTATGTCAGATTCTGATAATACTACGTCTACGTTAACAATGGATGAACATATCGACTCATTAAAAAGTGAATTGGGTGAAGGATGGAGGAATTGTTGCCATGTCGTTTATCTAAAGGATACTCCGATTGGAATTTCTATGCCAATCATTGAACCAGGCACGAAGAATGAAGGAAGATTATTCTACTTCGGTATTGTACCTGAACAAAGAGGGAAAGGACATAGTGCTCTTATTCACGAGCAATCCTTATGTTATTTAAAACAATTGGGAGCAACCTATTACATAGGAAGTACACATGAACAAAACTTGAAAATGCAGAAAGTTTTTTGGAAGAACGGATGTAAGATAAAAAGACAAATAGAATCGTATTACTTCTATTTTCAACGATAA